The window GTTGGGTATTGCCTTTAGTGATAGCCGTTTTACCGGCCGTATTGATCGTTGGCTATAAGATGAAAATGTCTTCTGAAACGGTGGTAACAGTACAACCACTTGCCTCATCAACTCAGCCTCAGGAAGTACGCGTTATTGCCCCTGAGCGCGTGATACCGAGCGTAACGACGGTTAAGCCGATAAAGACTAAGCCGACAAGGGTAAGCAGCGCAGATGGTCAATTTGTATTTTTACCCTACCCAAAGCTCGTGACAGAGCCATTGCCTTTAGGTGATAGCCAATATTTAGCTCAACCTGCTTATTCTGCCTATACAGAGGTTGAAACTGATACTCGATCAGCACGTGCATCGGTATCTCGACAAGGGGCTGAACGCTATACCGATGAAAATGCGAGCAGTAGCCGTTCGGCATCATCCGATACTGATCTTTTGCAATTAGATGAGCTTGATTTATCGGGTTTATCGCCACAACTCGCCCAACAGTTTAAATCGGCGATTGCAGCAACGGATGATACACCGTATTACGATAATGCGTCTGTTGAAAGACGAGCCGCGCCACAAACCAATCCTGAACCCGAAGTTGTTCCTCTTGGTCAATTACCAGTTGCCGTTCAGGATCGCTTACCGTCACTGAACTTTGAACAGCATATTTACTCATCAACGCCAGAAAGCCGTTGGGTGAAGGTGAATGGTCGAGAGGTGTTTGAAGGTGACGAGGTCGCTGATGGTGTGAAAATCTACCGAATTGATCCACGGCAAGTTGTGTTGGCATTCGATGGTTATTTAGTTTCGATGCCAGCGCTTTCTGAGTGGTAAGTATTTTTGAGGATAAAAGGACATATCGATAATAGATAAAAAAATGGCAGCCCATAGGCTGCCATTTTTATAAGGTAATCTATTATTACGCCCAGCCGTTATTTCGCTTACGGCGACGTGGAATGATATGTGGAAGTACTAGACCCAGTAGCAAGCCAAAGCCAGCCACCATACTGCCATACGTAAACCACTTCATGAGTAGATCATCTTTCTGGGTATCAATTTTCGCACGTAGCTCACGAATTTCGGCTTGAGATACCGTTAATTGATCATTCAGGTTAATGCTCTTCTCTTCCATTTCACTGATTTGAGTATTGCGTAGCGCCAGTGAATTTTTCAATCCTGCATTTTGCTCATCGCTTGATTTTGTCGCTTCAGCAAGCGCGGCTTTTACTTTTGTTAATTCACTTTCAAGTGCAGGTACACGAGCTTGTAAGCCAACTTGACGAGAAACGAAGTCTGAGTTTACCCAACCGGAGCGTCCACGATCATCGGTAACACGGCTAAAGCCCGTTTCTTTATTGGTTTCTAGTAATGCGACTTTGGTTCCCGCATTTACACTTCCGATAATACGGAATTGAGTGCTTGGACCTTTATGCATGTAAGTGAATAAATTATCCGAAATGTAACGAACTTGCTCAGCTTGCACAGGAGCTGTCACTACCGCGCAAGCTAATAATAAAATGCTAATTAGATGCTTCACAATTTGATCCTTGAGGAGCCGTATTCTTTAAGAGCACAGATACTAAAAAGTTTGTGCCTTAGGTGCAAGAAAAGAGGGAGGCAAAGCCTCCCTCTTTTGAACCTGAGTCACGCTTAACCAAAAATAGCTTGTATGATGTAGAAGAAAATAACAGCAAGTAGGGCACCAGCAGGTAACGTTACAACCCAAGACGCGACGATGTTACGCACGACACCTAAGTTCAACGCTCCAATACCACGAGCAACGGCGACACCAATTACACCACCAACTAACGTTTGTGTTGTAGAGATTGGTAAACCAGTACCAGAGGCTAATACCACCGTTGATGCTGTTGCTAACTGAGCAGCGAAGCCTCGACTTGGTGTTAGTTCAGTAATACCAGTACCAACGGTAGCCATTACTTTATGCCCCATTGTTGCTAGACCAATAACAATACCGACACCACCTAATGGTAGAATCCACCATGCTATTGTTGTTTTCTCTGCGATTTGTCCCATGTTCTGAACGGTTGATACAACCGCAGACAGTGGACCAATCGCATTAGCGACATCATTGGAACCATGCGCAAATGCCATCGCACACGCTGTAACAACCATTAATAGGCTGAATACGCGTTCTACGCCAGCATAGCCATTGCTATCAACTGAGCTACCATCGTCAGTGTATTTTTTGCTGATATAGATATAACCAAAGATCATAATTACAGCAGATACAGCAGCCGATGCCGCCCAAGCTTCACCACTTGATAGATGTAATCCAACGTGTTTTAGACCTTTTGTAATTGTTACCAACGCAATGACCATCGCAGTGATAAACATATAAATAGGAACAAAACGCTTGGCATTTATCAAGGGGCTATCAGTATCGAATATGAGGCGCTGAGCACTGACAAAGATCAGGTAAGCAAAGAGACCTGAAATTAATGGAGTAATAAGCCAGCTACCGACAATGCCCTGTACCGACTGCCAATCCACAGCTTCAGTACCAACTGAAATACACGCAAAACCGATGATAGCACCGATGATTGAGTGTGTTGTTGATACTGGCCAGCCCATATAAGAAGCCAGCAATAACCATGTTCCAGCAGCAAGAAGAGCTGACATCATACCGTAAACCAAAACTTCTGGTTGATCAGCATAAAACGACATGTCGATAACACCCTTACGGATCGTATCTGTTACTTCACCACCCGCAAGGTAAGCACCTGCGAATTCAAAAATCATCGCAATGATGATTGCTTGTTTAACGGTAAGTGCCTTTGAACCTACTGAAGTACCCATAGCATTGGCAACATCATTTGCACCAATACCAATCGCCATCAAAAGACCGAAGATAGCCGCCACCAAAATAAGAATGGTGCCGTAGTTAGCCAGGATTTCCATTGTAAAACCTTGTTATTTTAAATTCTCGTGCTTTAAGAGCGCGATAGCATGATTTCTAATCGCGAGCCGACACGTTGTGCCTGATCAGCGATACCGCCAATCCACTCGAGAATTTTATAAAGGAACATTACATCTACCGGGTTATATTGGTCTTCGATAGACATAAGCTGCTGGCGCAAGATAATCTGCATGCTGTCAGTGTCATCTTCGATGACGTCAAGCTGATTAATCATTTCGGCAACAAGCGTTACTTCTCTGCCTTTGAAGCCTGTTTCTAGCAGTTCATCCAATTCATTGATCACTCGACGAGCTTGGTCAGCTGAGTCAAGACAGCGTTGGACGTATGCGACGAAATCAGGATACATAATGGCAGGGATTTGTAGCTTACGACCTAAGACTCGACCTGCGATGTCTTTTGATAGATTGGCTAGTTTATCCTGTTGAGTAAGAAGTCCTAACATGTCAGTACGGTCGACTGGCATGAAAAGGCCACGAGGAAGCTTTAGACGGATCTCACGCTTCAATACATCCGCATCTTTTTCAAGTTGCGAAATCTGTTCACGTAAGTGAGATGCTTTGTCCCAGTCTCCAGCATTACATGCTTCAAAGAATGGTATAAGCAAATCGCAACATTCATTTACGCGAGTAACGTGACGTTGCAGTGGTTTCATTGGGGATTTAGCAAAGAGCCCCATTATTGTATTTACTGGCATAGCCGATCAACCTGAGAGAGTGCCTAAAATGGCTAATTCTTGAGCGATGGTCATTGAGGCGCGCATGGTAACGTATAACTAAGTATAGGGGAACCACTTTTGAACAAGCTTTTGTTGAAATTTCTCTCTTGCCCCAAAGCGCATAAGGAAATATCCTTGGTTTGCCACTGTTTATAGGTATAACTATGGAAACTGAGATAGAACTGAAGCTTTTCGTTTCGCCGGAATTTTCGAGTCATTTATTGCGCAAAATATCTGAATCGAAAATACTGCAGCAAAGCAGCCGAATGCTAGGCAACGTCTACTTCGACACACCCGAACAAATTTTGCGACAGCATGATATAGGCTTACGCATTCGTCGTTATGATGACGTATATGTTCAGACATTAAAAACGGCGGGTCGTGTTGTTGCGGGGTTGCATCAGCGTCCGGAATACAACGCTGAAACCAATAGCACGGTACCTGATCTTACTTTGCATCCGGTCGATGCATGGCCAGAAAGTGTTGATGTTGCCGATATTCAACAACAACTTCAGCCACTATTTTCAACTGATTTCGAGCGTCAACAATGGTTGGTCGCAATGCCTGATGGTAGCCAGATTGAATTGGCTTTTGATCAGGGACATGTCAGTGCAAATGGCCAAACAACCCCCATCTGTGAAGTTGAGTTAGAGCTGATTTCCGGACAAACCGATGTTTTGTTTACACTAGCTCGTGAGCTTTGTACCGAAGGCGGTATGCGTCTGGGTAATTTAAGTAAAGCGGCACGAGGTTATCGTCTCGCGGCGGGGTATGAAGGTGATGATGTTAAAGCGTTGACCTTTGTGAATGTCGAACCTGAAGATTCAGTTGAAACGGTTTTCGTCAATACGTTAGAACATGCTTTAGGACATTGGCATTATCATGAGCAGATTTTTGCTGAGTGTCATGATCTAGCCGCGCTTAGCGAACTTAAAAATGCCTTAAGTTTGATCCGACAAGCCTTTGTTGTTTTTGGTGGCGTGATTCCTCGCCGTGCGAGTGCATTAATTCGACAAGAGTTACAGTGGCTTGAAGGTGAACTTCAGTGGTTAAATGAAGCGTCAAATATTGTGGCGATTCAGGCAGAAAAAGGAAGTTTACTGAAAAAGTTAAATGCCCGTAAACCATTGCTTCAGCAATTGGATGCTCGCTTTGAAGCGCTACCGACTGCCAGTGATATGTTGCAGCTATTACAATCTGCACGATATTGCGGTTTGTTGCTTGATTTAAGCCGTTGGATTTTAAGTCGAGGTTGGCAGCCATTCCTTGATGATAAAATGCGTAATAAATTAGCGGATAATATTAAACCGTTTTCTGATAGTGCGTTATCTCGTTCATGGGAAGAGCTACAAGATGTTTTTCCCTCTTCTCGTGAATTAAACCGGATTGATTATTTTGATCAACAGCCTCGGTTATTACGCAATTTGATGAGTGGGATGTGTTTTGCTGAGCTGTATGATGAAGGTAAACGTTCGTATTTTAGAATGCCATGGCAAGACCTTTTACAAGGTATTGAAGATCTCCACCAGTTAGATGTGGTTCGTTCTCTTGTGGCCCTTCAAGACGATGAAGAAGATCAAGCTCAGATTGAAAAATGGCTAAGTCGTAAAGAAGAGTCATTGATTCATGCGATGGATCAGACGCGTCAAATGGGGGGTGAATTAACCCCATACTGGTCATAAAGATCCACTTGGCAGTAAAAAGAAGCGCCCCTATTGATGGGGCGCTTTTTTATGTTTTTCTTTTATATTTTCGTGTTGCTCGGTTCCCGCTTTTTCACTTAAACGACATTCTATTGTTTCTAATCGCTCAAGAAGCCGCTTTTGTATATCAAGCATTTGTAGCCATTCTTTTTGATGCTTCTTTTCATTAACTTCTTTCTGTTTTTGTGGATCAGAAACAACGGAGCTGACTAAACCTGCCACCATACCAAACAGACCCACCCCACAGATGATGATCACAGATGCCAATAATTTACCTGCAATAGTCACGGGATAATGGTCGCCATAACCGACGGTCGAAATAGTTACAAACACCCACCACAATGCATCACTAGCCGAGTGAATATTCGAGTTAGGATCGCTGCCCTCCAAAATTAATATCAGCGCTGAACCTACCGTCACTAGTACTGTTAATAATAAAAAAATTGTGGCGACCGTTGCTTCTCGACGGTTATTTCGGATATGAGCCAAGACTTGCTGGCTAGAACGGATCAGCCGTAAAACACGGAATATTTGTAATAGGCGAATATAGCGAACAGGTTCAATGATTGGAATGCTGGCAATGAAGTCTAACCAATGGGTTTTAAGGTAATTGATTCTCTGCTTAGAACGGCATAAATCGGTCAATAATTGGCACCAAAACATTAAACAGATAAATGTATCAATGCCCAGAAATAGCCTGTAAACATCATCTGTTTGCGGAATAAATATTAAGCTGGTCACAATCGCTAACGACATGAAAGATAATATTAAAGCCATCAGACTCATGGGATGCAATTCATGTTTGACGCCGTCGATCTTTTTCATTATTTAATCTTCACAATCTGCTGCTGATAGTTAATATAGCTATAGTTTTTTTGAGCTTTGAAATAATTCAGGCTTTTTTGATTCAATGGGTAAAGCAATCGGTTTGTTGGACATGATATCGCTATCACTATAAACAACTGAGATCGTTGAAGCCAGCGCACGATTAATAGGGAGATACCAAATGACCACGATGGTGTTCAAACCATGGGAAAAAGGATTAACAAATATACGTCTTGTGCCTAAGCTCGTATTGTTAATGGTATTCAGTACGTTGCTACTGATTGGCAAGCAATTATGGGATGCAAATACCTTTCATCAGTCAGTTGTGCAGATTCAGCAAGATCGCTCTGAAGAGTTAGCCCAAGCGAACGCTGCGTTATTAAATAATTTCCTTGCCCAAGGCGAAAGCGGCAAGGCAATGGCGGAGCAAATAATTAAGACACAAGCCGCAAGCTGGCAAGAAGGCGCATACCTCTATTTAGTTGAGCGTGATAGTGGAAAGGTGATTGGTCATCCTACGGCCCGTTCTATCAGTAATTTAACGGATATGACCGATCAAGGTATCTCTTTAGCGCGGTATTTTTCACAGCATACTGGTGCAGGATCTATTGTTCTTAACGATCAAGCACGTTTTGAATATGCGATTGAACTACCGCAGTGGAATTGGTTAGTGGTTGCATCGCAGTCTGCTTCGGTCGCAGATGGTTACTACAATGATTTTCTTACCCAGGTTGCTTGGCAAACGGGCTTAATGATTGTGGCATTCGTGATGATTCTATTGGGCGGCTCAAGCGTGATGCTACGTCAGACACAGTATTTAGCTGATAGTATTAAAAAATTGGCTGATCGTGATTTATCTCAACCGATCAACATGGATTGCAATGATGAATACGGCGATCTGGCGCGTGAGCTTGAACGTACACGCATGCAATTGCGTGAGGTGATGGGTAATCAACGTGAAACATCAGCAGAGCTGTCAAGCTTGGCTGAGGTAATGTCGATCAGCATGGTGGAAACGAAAGAATCTGCTAAAGAAGAATTTATTGAAATTGATCAGCTCGCTTCAGCGATGAGTGAAATGACATTGACGGTACAAACGGTTGCTGAGCATGCTCGTGATGCATCAAATGCCACTGAAGGCACATCTGCGCAAGCGGCACAGGGGCAAGAGTTTGTCTCGAAAACCATTGTTACTATTAATCAGTTATCTCAAGATATTACACAATCGGCTAGTGCGGTAAATCAAGTGGAAGCACGTGTTGATCAAATTGGCAGTGTGATTGTCACTATTCAAGGTATTTCAGAGCAAACTAACTTACTGGCACTGAATGCAGCTATTGAAGCGGCACGTGCGGGCGATGCCGGACGCGGTTTTGCCGTTGTGGCAGATGAAGTGCGTAATTTGGCGCAGCGAACCCAAACGGCTACGGTCGAGATTCAAGAGATGATATCTCAATTACAAAGTAGCGCTAATCAAGCTGTTAATTTGATGGAGCAAAGTGTTGTTGAAGCAGCTGAAGGGGTTGATTTAGTGACTCGAGCTGGTGGTGAGTTAGATAAAATCGTTGAGCAAGTGCAAAAAATCAATGATATGAACTTCCACATCGCCTCGGCTGCTGAACAGCAAACGGCAGTAGCTGATGAGATGAATCAAAATTTAACCAATGTTCGTGAATTGGTTGAAGCCTCCGTGACGGTTGTGACTGAATTGTCAGAAACATCAGACACGATGCAAGCTTACGCCAATGATTTGGAAGGGAAGATCCAAGCATTTATAGTGTAAAAATCATCGAGTAGTGAGAAAGCACTCATCTTCAATGTTTTTATAAAGCGCCCACCTCTAGGTGGGCGTTTCTTTGTGGTATCGTAATTGATATACCCAAGTCACCTCAAGATGCAGGATCCACCTTGAGGTAACTTGGGTATACACGCTTTATATTATTGGCGATAACAATGGCGTGAGCGATAAGCTCATCAGGAAAAAGGATCAAAGGAACTGTGATGACTCAACACCTAGAGCGACCTGAATTATTGTCTATAGCCGCAACCAAAGCGTTAGATAAACTTCAACAAGCCCATCCTGAACTCTTGGCTCAGTGGCCAACAGAGCGCCAAAATGAACTTGAAACCGTGATTGGTTTAAGTGATTTTATTGCATCATCCCTAGTGTGCGATGGGCAATTATTACTTTGGTTATCCGAACATCTTGATGATAAAGAGCACGCTGAGCAGTACCGTCAACAGCTTGAAACAAAGCTAGCGACCACGGCAGATGATGTCGGGTTAATGCGTCAATTACGCGCCTTTCGACGCCAAGAAATGGTGTGGATTGCGTGGCGCGATTTCACTAATAAGTCCACATTAGAGCAAAGCCTTGCGCACCTCTCTCAGCTTGCTGAAGCCCTTATTATGGAAGCGTATCAATGGCTTTATAATCAATGTTGTAAAGAATGGGGTACGCCTACAAATTCTGCAGGTGAAGCGCAGCCGATGTTGGTGCTTGGGATGGGGAAGTTAGGTGGCGGAGAACTAAACTTTTCTTCTGATATTGATCTGATTTTCACTTACCCCGAAAACGGCGATACGGTGGGTGGTCGTCGTAGCATGGCAAACGCCCAATTCTTTACCCGTTTAGGTCAGCGTTTGATAAAGGCACTTGATCAGCCAACCTATGATGGTTTTTGTTATCGTGTTGATATGCGGTTACGCCCATTTGGTGATAGTGGTCCTTTAGTGATGAGTTATGCGGCACTAGAAGATTATTACCAAGAGCAAGGACGAGATTGGGAACGTTATGCGATGATCAAAGCGCGTGTAATGGGGCGTGAAAGCTTTACCCAATACCAAGAATTACGTCAAATGTTACGTCCTTTTGTTTTCCGTCGTTATATCGATTTCAGTGCCATTCAAGCATTGCGTCGCATGAAATCCATGATCAGCAGCGAAGTGCGACGTCGTGGTCTTAGTAATAATATTAAGTTAGGTGCTGGTGGTATTCGCGAAGTTGAGTTTATTGCCCAGTCATTTCAGCTCATTCGCGGTGGACGAGAGCCAAGTTTACGTGGTCGTGGCTTATTGGAAACCTTGGCTGCAATGAAGCAATTGGCATTACTGCCAGAAAAACAGATTGAGCACCTTGAACAGGGCTACTGCTTTTTAAGAAAGTTAGAAAACTTACTACAAGCGATTGATGACAAACAAACACAGACATTACCCGATAAGCCATTAGATCAAATACGCTTAGCGTTTGCGATGGGCTATGCAGATTGGCAATCCTTGTTTGAAGCCATTGAACTACATATGAGTGCGGTCCATCTGGTGTTTGACGATATTATCGGTACTGACGAGGATGACGCTGGATGCTCAG is drawn from Photobacterium profundum SS9 and contains these coding sequences:
- a CDS encoding general secretion pathway protein GspB; the encoded protein is MSNLLNAIEQSEQGHSAQKSQPVTQQVPRGYATVHPLKQDKATAQVPSWVLPLVIAVLPAVLIVGYKMKMSSETVVTVQPLASSTQPQEVRVIAPERVIPSVTTVKPIKTKPTRVSSADGQFVFLPYPKLVTEPLPLGDSQYLAQPAYSAYTEVETDTRSARASVSRQGAERYTDENASSSRSASSDTDLLQLDELDLSGLSPQLAQQFKSAIAATDDTPYYDNASVERRAAPQTNPEPEVVPLGQLPVAVQDRLPSLNFEQHIYSSTPESRWVKVNGREVFEGDEVADGVKIYRIDPRQVVLAFDGYLVSMPALSEW
- a CDS encoding TIGR04211 family SH3 domain-containing protein, which translates into the protein MKHLISILLLACAVVTAPVQAEQVRYISDNLFTYMHKGPSTQFRIIGSVNAGTKVALLETNKETGFSRVTDDRGRSGWVNSDFVSRQVGLQARVPALESELTKVKAALAEATKSSDEQNAGLKNSLALRNTQISEMEEKSINLNDQLTVSQAEIRELRAKIDTQKDDLLMKWFTYGSMVAGFGLLLGLVLPHIIPRRRKRNNGWA
- a CDS encoding inorganic phosphate transporter, whose amino-acid sequence is MEILANYGTILILVAAIFGLLMAIGIGANDVANAMGTSVGSKALTVKQAIIIAMIFEFAGAYLAGGEVTDTIRKGVIDMSFYADQPEVLVYGMMSALLAAGTWLLLASYMGWPVSTTHSIIGAIIGFACISVGTEAVDWQSVQGIVGSWLITPLISGLFAYLIFVSAQRLIFDTDSPLINAKRFVPIYMFITAMVIALVTITKGLKHVGLHLSSGEAWAASAAVSAVIMIFGYIYISKKYTDDGSSVDSNGYAGVERVFSLLMVVTACAMAFAHGSNDVANAIGPLSAVVSTVQNMGQIAEKTTIAWWILPLGGVGIVIGLATMGHKVMATVGTGITELTPSRGFAAQLATASTVVLASGTGLPISTTQTLVGGVIGVAVARGIGALNLGVVRNIVASWVVTLPAGALLAVIFFYIIQAIFG
- a CDS encoding TIGR00153 family protein translates to MPVNTIMGLFAKSPMKPLQRHVTRVNECCDLLIPFFEACNAGDWDKASHLREQISQLEKDADVLKREIRLKLPRGLFMPVDRTDMLGLLTQQDKLANLSKDIAGRVLGRKLQIPAIMYPDFVAYVQRCLDSADQARRVINELDELLETGFKGREVTLVAEMINQLDVIEDDTDSMQIILRQQLMSIEDQYNPVDVMFLYKILEWIGGIADQAQRVGSRLEIMLSRS
- a CDS encoding inorganic triphosphatase, whose amino-acid sequence is METEIELKLFVSPEFSSHLLRKISESKILQQSSRMLGNVYFDTPEQILRQHDIGLRIRRYDDVYVQTLKTAGRVVAGLHQRPEYNAETNSTVPDLTLHPVDAWPESVDVADIQQQLQPLFSTDFERQQWLVAMPDGSQIELAFDQGHVSANGQTTPICEVELELISGQTDVLFTLARELCTEGGMRLGNLSKAARGYRLAAGYEGDDVKALTFVNVEPEDSVETVFVNTLEHALGHWHYHEQIFAECHDLAALSELKNALSLIRQAFVVFGGVIPRRASALIRQELQWLEGELQWLNEASNIVAIQAEKGSLLKKLNARKPLLQQLDARFEALPTASDMLQLLQSARYCGLLLDLSRWILSRGWQPFLDDKMRNKLADNIKPFSDSALSRSWEELQDVFPSSRELNRIDYFDQQPRLLRNLMSGMCFAELYDEGKRSYFRMPWQDLLQGIEDLHQLDVVRSLVALQDDEEDQAQIEKWLSRKEESLIHAMDQTRQMGGELTPYWS
- a CDS encoding potassium channel family protein; translation: MKKIDGVKHELHPMSLMALILSFMSLAIVTSLIFIPQTDDVYRLFLGIDTFICLMFWCQLLTDLCRSKQRINYLKTHWLDFIASIPIIEPVRYIRLLQIFRVLRLIRSSQQVLAHIRNNRREATVATIFLLLTVLVTVGSALILILEGSDPNSNIHSASDALWWVFVTISTVGYGDHYPVTIAGKLLASVIIICGVGLFGMVAGLVSSVVSDPQKQKEVNEKKHQKEWLQMLDIQKRLLERLETIECRLSEKAGTEQHENIKEKHKKAPHQ
- a CDS encoding methyl-accepting chemotaxis protein, translated to MTTMVFKPWEKGLTNIRLVPKLVLLMVFSTLLLIGKQLWDANTFHQSVVQIQQDRSEELAQANAALLNNFLAQGESGKAMAEQIIKTQAASWQEGAYLYLVERDSGKVIGHPTARSISNLTDMTDQGISLARYFSQHTGAGSIVLNDQARFEYAIELPQWNWLVVASQSASVADGYYNDFLTQVAWQTGLMIVAFVMILLGGSSVMLRQTQYLADSIKKLADRDLSQPINMDCNDEYGDLARELERTRMQLREVMGNQRETSAELSSLAEVMSISMVETKESAKEEFIEIDQLASAMSEMTLTVQTVAEHARDASNATEGTSAQAAQGQEFVSKTIVTINQLSQDITQSASAVNQVEARVDQIGSVIVTIQGISEQTNLLALNAAIEAARAGDAGRGFAVVADEVRNLAQRTQTATVEIQEMISQLQSSANQAVNLMEQSVVEAAEGVDLVTRAGGELDKIVEQVQKINDMNFHIASAAEQQTAVADEMNQNLTNVRELVEASVTVVTELSETSDTMQAYANDLEGKIQAFIV